In Bradyrhizobium manausense, the sequence GCTCGCTCTCCCTGGCGAGCCATTTCTGGATACGGCCGGGGCCCGCGTTGTAGGCGGCAGCCGCGAGGCCGAGATTGCCGAAATCGTCGCGGAGCTTGCGCAGGAACTTTGCCGATGCCGGCAGCGCCTTCATGGGGTCGAAGGGATCATCGAGCCCGACTTCGGCGGCGGTCTCCGGCATGAACTGCGCAACGCCCTGGGCGCCGGCCTGGCTGACCTCGTTGGACTTGAAGCGGCTCTCCTGCCAGAGCAGGCGCGCGAAGAACGGCACGGGAATGCCGCTCTCCTCGGCCGCTTCCTTCAGCGCGCGGCAGAATTGTTCGGTCGGCGACGGCGTAGCCTGCACGGCCGTTTCAACCGCCGGCGTCGGTTCGATCGTCTGCTCGTAGGACGCGCGGGCGTTGGCGAGCTCGATGGCCTGCACGCTTGCAAGGAAGATCTCGACGAGGGGAACCAGCGAGGGCGCGCGATCGGCCTTGACTGCTGCATTGTCGAAGCTGGCGGCTTGCCAGGTCGGCGGCGTGCTGACGTCGCACATCAGAATCAGGAACGCAGCGCAAGCCGCGACGACAAATCGCATCTCGGAAAGAGTCCTCGAACTGTGGGGAACGACCAGCGGCGCGCCGGTGACAAGGACTTCTTAACCGTAATTGCGGCGAAGCTGCGATTCAGCGATATGGCCGGTGTTAGTACGGTGTTCCCGCCGGAGGAATGCAGCGTTGCTCCCGCGGTTCTACGGGAACCGCAGGGAAACTCGGTGCTGAAAGAGATATTCAGGCCTGTGGCCGTTACGCCTTGGGAAAATCATCAGGCAATGAAGGCGAGCAGGGTGCCGTTGGCCTTGGCCGGGGGCACCACGATCGCGGCTCCGCTGCGGACGGCCACTGAACCCAGCGCCTTCTCGGTCGCCGCGAGATCGCCGCTGACGAGCACCAGCGCCGCGCCGCCGCGCTCGGAGAGGCCCGCGAGCGGCACACCGGGATAACGTTTGCCGAGCTGGTCCAGCGTCAGATAGACGAAGTCGGCTCGGTCGCCGCCTGAAGGCACACTCGCCGCGCCATCGGCCTCAGTCTTCGCTTCGCGATCGATCAGGCGAGCGAGATGCGCGGCTTCCTTCGCGGGCTCCGGTGTTGCGATCAACACCTGGCTGATCCGCCTGGCCGCATTGGCGTGCGTCATCAGTTCGGGGATCCACACGGTCTCGCGGGTCTTGTGCTGGCAGGCGAAGATGCGCACGCCGCCGGGTGCTTCCGCGGTCGGCCACATGAAGGTGCGGAATTTGGCGGCCGACACCGTGCCATCGGGCAGCGTGACCGGCCGCTCGAAATCGGTCGGGCCGATCGGCGTGAGGCCGCGCGCGCGGATTTCTTCGGCGCCGGCGGCGGAGTCGATTGCGGTGAAGGCAATGCGCTCGATGCCTTCGCCGCGATTGTCGAGGAAGGCGCGCGCCGGCGCATTGTGCTCGGTCGCGGCGAGTACGCCAAGCAGCTCCATGTAATCAGGGTCGAACATGATGGTGTAGTTGCCGGTGCCCATATGCGCGCTGTGGGTGCCGCGCGGCGAGAGGGTGAAGCCGAGCTGCCGGTAGTTTTCGGCGGCGCTGTCGAGGTCTTTCACCATGACCACGGCGTGGTCGATACCGATGACGTTCTTGAGGGCCACTGTGATTTCCCCGAATGCAAAATGACTTTGGACGGCTTGAGCAGCCGCTATCCCTGTCTACGCCGGATGGGCGATCAAGTCATTTTCAAATCGGCGGGTGATCAGGAATTTCATTCCGCGAAATGCGGCTGCGACGCGTGATGGCGTCAGCGATCCTGCCCGCTGATATAGGCGGCGAGGACGGCGCGTTCCTCGCTGGTCATCTCGGTGATGTTGCCCGGCGGCATCGCGTTGGACCACGCAGCCACGCGGCCGATCAGGCGGATGTTGCGGTGGATGTGCTCGGGAGCATCCAGCAAGATGCCCTTCGGCGCGGTCACGATGCCGGCCCAGACCGGCTCGGCCGCGTGGCACATGCTGCAGCGGGACGTCACGATCTCCTCGACATTGGCAAGCGTCGGCTGCGCCGAGAGCGCGCCAGTCTTGACCTCACGCGGGCCGGCTGCAGAGAGAAAGAGGATCGCGATAGCGCCCGCTGCCGCGACGCCCCACACCCACCATGGCGATTTGCGCCCGGCGTGGCCCTCGTTGAAGAAGTGGCGGATCACCGGCCCCAGCGCCAGCACGATCGCCACGATGATCCAGTTGAAGCGTGTCGCGTAGAGCAGGGGATAGTGGTTGCTGATCATCAGCACGACGACCGGCAGCGTCAGATAATTGTTGTGAACCGAGCGTTCCTTGCTGGCCTTGCCGAGCTTTGGATCTGGCGCCTCGCCCGCGATCAGGCTGGCCACGATCTTCTTCTGGTTCGGGATGATCAGGGTAAAGACATTGGCGACCATGATAGTGCCGATGATCGCCGCGATCTGGTTGAAGGCGCCGCGCCCGCTCAAGACGTGGGTGAAAGCGTAGGTCAGCGCGACCAGGAACAAATAGCCGCCGACGGCAAAGGGCAGCTCGCGCTGCGCCAGCCCGGTGCGGCAGGCGGTCTCATAGAGCAGCCACGCCAGCGCGAGACTCAAGAGGCTGAACAGCCCAGCCTGGACCGGTGTCAGATCAAGGATCGATTTGTCGATGAGGAACAGATCGGCGTCGAGATAGTACACCACCACCATCAGCGCGAAGCCCGACAGCCACGTGGTGTAGGCCTCCCATTTGAACCAGGTGAGCTCGTCCGGCATCTGGCTTGGCGCCACCAGATATTTCATGATCCGATAGAAGCCGCCGCCATGAACCTGCCAGGCCTCGCCCTGTACGCCACCAGGTAGATCGCTCTTGGGTTTAAGGCTCAGGTCGAGGGCGATGAAATAGAACGAGCTGCCGATCCAGGCGATCGCGGCCACCACGTGCAGCCAGCGCAGCAGCACGCTCGCCCATTCCGATACGATGGATCCCCACATGATCACCCCATCAGTCGCGATGCCGATGCCGCAGCTTTGATGACCGCCACCGGCGGCCCTGCCCTTACAATGTGTCGCACCGATCCGCGCCGTTTTCCAGTACGATGGGTCACGCCATCTGCATATCGTGCGGGCATGAGCTGACGTGGTTTTTGGCAGACGAAGTCCGGGAGGAAGCTGACGTGATATCTCGTATTTCGCACTTGATGCTGCCCGCATGGCTGTTGTTGGCCTGCGCCGGCGTACAAGCCGAGCCCGTGCTGCAAGGCAAGGACGCCTATGGCAACTGGCAGGCCGACAAGCCCGGCACTGTCAGGCTGATCCGCCCGCAGGATCTGGCCAGGCCCGGCGCCACGCCGTCGGTCTCCAATCCCACGCGCGTGACGGCACGCGGCAGCGCTACGCCGCAAGTACCTGACGGATTCAAGATCGAGCTTTTGGCCGATGGCCTGTCCGATGCGCGGGTGCTGCGCGTTGCGCCGAACGGCGACGTCTTCGTTGCCGAGACCGGGCCGGGACGCATTCGCGTGCTGCGTCTCGGGGAGGGCGGCGCCAAGGTTGCGACCAACGAGGTCTTTGCCAGCGGGCTCACTCGTCCTTTTGGAATCGCCTTCTTCCCGAACGGCGACAATCCGCAATGGGTCTATGTCGCCAATGCCGGCAACGTCGTCCGCTTTCCCTATCACGCCGGTGACCTGAAGGCGTCCGGCAAGGCCGACGTGGTGGTGGCGAACCTTGCACAGGGATCTGGCCATTCCACCCGCGACATCGTGTTCACGCCCGACGGGAAGAGGATGCTGGTGTCCGTCGGCTCCGCCAGTAATGTCGCCGAAGGCATGGGGAGCCCGCCCGGCGGGCTCGAGGCCTGGTCGCGCACGCAGGCGCTCGGCGCGCCCTGGGGCTATGAGGCCGAGCGAGCGGCGGTGCTCTCCTTCACTCCCGAAGGCAAGGATCGCAAGCTCTATGCAACCGGTATCCGCAACTGCGTCGGCCTCGCGATCCAGCCGCAGACCGGTTTGCCCTGGTGTTCGACCAACGAGCGCGACGGCCTCGGCGACGATCTCGTGCCCGACTACGTTACCAGCGTGAAGGAGGGCGCCTTCTATGGTTGGCCGTGGTTCTACATCGGCAACAACGAAGACCCGCGCCACGTCGGCGCGCGGCCGGATCTCAAGGACAAGGTGACGGTGCCCGACGTGCTGGTGCAGCCGCATTCGGCTTCGCTCGGCCTGACCTTTTATCAGGGCACGCAGTTTCCGTCTGAGTACCAGGGTGACGCCTTTGCCGCCGAGCATGGTTCCTGGAACCGCTCGAAGCGCACCGGCTACAAGGTGATCCGTATCAAGATGAAGGAAGGCAAGCCGACTGGAGAGTACGAGGATTTTGTGACGGGCTTCGTCGTGAACGACTCGCAGGTGTGGGGACGGCCGGTCGGAATTGCGGTCGCAAAGGATGGCGCGCTGCTGGTCTCGGAAGATACCGGCGGCACGATCTGGCGGGTGACGCATTGATTTACGAGCGAACGAGGAGAGGGAAAGACCTACCCCCGCCGTACGCTCGCCCCGCCATCCACCGGCAGTGTCACGCCCGTGATGAAACTCGCTTCATCCGACGCGAGGAATAGCGCGGCATTCGCGACGTCCCACGCCGTGCCCATCTTCTTGCGCAGCGGTACCTTGCTGTCGCGCTCGGCTTCGACTTCGGCGCGGGTCTTGGACCATTCGCGGGCGCGGGTATCAACGGCCATCGGCGTGTTCATCAGGCCAGGCAGGATGACGTTCGCGCGGATGCCGTACTCGGCATTCTGATAGGCGAGCTGTTCGGTGAACGCGATCATCGCCGACTTCGTCGCCTTGTAGGCGACGTAGGGATAGGTGGTGATTGCGGCCATGGAGGAGATGTTGATGATGGCGCCGCTCTTCTGCGCGCGCATGATCGGAATGACTTCCTTCGCTGCGAGAATGCAGCTCTTGAGGTTGATGGCGACGACGCGGTCGAACGCCTCTTCGGTGATTTGAAGCAGCTCGGCATCGCCGCCGGACAGGCTGACGCCGACATTGTTGTGCAGCACGTCGATGCGGCCCCAGCGCGATTTGGCATCCGCCACCATCGCCTTGATATCGGCCGACTTGGTCACGTCGGCCTTGAAGGCTGCAGCGGTACCGCGATTCGCAGCAATAATGTCGACGGTCTCCTGCGCGGACTCCAGATGATGATCCACGCACAGCACCTTCGCTCCTTCGCGCGCGAAGGTCAGCGCGGTGGCGCGGCCGTTGCCCATGCCTTCGCCGGGGCTCTGGCCGGCGCCGACGACGATCGCAACCTTGTCCTTCATGCGCATGTCAGTTCACTCCCGGGATCGGGTACTGCTGGAGCACCTCTTTGTAATAGGGCTCGTTGTCCATCTTCATGGTGGCGAGAACGCGCACGACGCCGCAATAGAAGGCAATCGTGAGCACGAGATCGACCATGTGCTCGTCGGAGAGATGTGTCTTGATCTCGGCGAAGGTCGCATCCGACATCGCGAGCTCCCGCACCATCTCGCGGGCACCTTTCAGGATGGCCTTGGCGAGCGGCTCCAGTTTCGACGGCTTGCCTTCCGTCTCTGCCATCAGGCCGACGATATCCTCGTCGGTGACCCCGAACTCCCTGCCGATCTTCACGTGATGGGTGAATTCGTATTCCGATTTCTCCATCCAGCCGACCTGGAGGATGGCGAGCTCGCGCAGGCGCGGGTCGAGCTTGCTCTTGAAACGGATGTAGCCGCCGATGCCGTTGAAGGCGCGCGCCATCTCCGGCGAGTTGACCAAGAGCTTGTGCAGATTGGTATTGCGCTTGAGCATGTCGCGATATTCGGGCGCGACCTGGTCGGCCTCGAGATAGGGCAGGCGGGCCATTTTTCGTGTTTCCTCTAGTGTTCTTGTGATTCGCGTTCGGGGGCTTGCAGCGTGACGCCGCCGTCGACCACCAGCACCTGGCCGGTGATGTAGCGGGCAAAATTGCTGAGCAGGAATTTGACGGCGTGGCCGACATCCCAGCCAGTGCCTTCAGTCTTGAGCACGGACGCCCGGGCGCGCTGGGCGCGGGCCTGCTCGCTCATGCCGCGGGCATACACCATCGGTGTGTACATCGGTCCGGGGCAGATGCAATTGACGCGGATATTGTCGCGGCCGTGGTCGACCGCCATCGCGCGCGTCAGGCCGATGATCGCGGCCTTCGAGGTCGTGTAGGTCGTCAGCCCACGCGGCCGCAACGCCGAGATCGAGGAGATGTTGACGATCGCGCCACCTTTGGCGGTCTTGATCATCGCGGGAATCGCGTGCTTCGACAGCAGGAACATGGTCTCGACATTGACCTGCATGACACGGCGATATTGCTCGGGCGCCTCGTCGACCACGCTACCGCGGCTGCCAATGCCGACATTGTTGTCGAGGAAATCAAGCCGGCCCCAGTGGTCGAGCGCAGCTTCGACAAGTTGTTTGCAATCGGCTTCGCTGGTGACGTCGCCGCCATGGGCCGCGGCCGTGCCGCCTTCGACGGTGATCATCTGGACAGTGTGTTGGGCGAGCTTGAGGTCGCGATCGGCGACCAGCACCTTTGCGCCGGCGCGGGCTAGCAGAATTGCTGCAGCGCGGCCGTTGCCGATGCCGTCGCCTGCCGCGCCTCCGCCACTGATCAGCGCCACCTTGCCGGCGAGGCCGGCATCGTCTTCAGGGCCCTGCATCTCGTTCCATCCGATATTTTCGTGCAAGTTAGCAATGCGGTGCGGAGGTGAGAAGGCCGGCGGTCCCGCGCCGATGTCATTGACATCGCACGGAATTGCATGCCGCGGGGCGAGATTGCGCGCGCTCCGGCGCGCGGCTCGAGGAACCGACCTCACGCGATCGCGTTTCCTGCGGAGCCTTTCCCGCGCTAGGCTCTCTCCCGGGGACTCCCAACCACCAGTGGCTTGCCGATGAATCTGCTTGATCCACAAGGGCCCGTGGCTGCGGCCAACAGCACCATTTTGATCGATTCCGTCGTCATCATGCTCGCGATCGTGGTGCCGACCATCATCGCGATCCTGGCTTTTGCATTCTGGTTTCGCGCGTCGAACACCAAAGCACGATACCAGCCTGACTTTGTTTATTCCGGCCGCGTGGAGATGGTGGTGTGGGCGATTCCTGCGCTCACCGTCATCTTGCTTGGCGGCGTCGCCTGGATCGGCTCGCACCAGCTCGATCCCGCGGCGCCCGTGCCGGGAACGGGCAGCCCGGTGCGCATCCAGGCCGTTTCGCTCGACTGGAAATGGCTCTTCATCTATCCGGACCAGCGCATCGCCACGGTCAATTCGCTGACGGTGCCGGCCGGCGCCGAGCTGAACATTCAGCTGACATCGTCGAGCGTGATGAACGTGTTCTTCATCCCGCAGCTCGGCAGCATGATCTACACCATGAACGGCATGGTGACGAAGCTGAACCTGCGTGCCGACAATGAGGGCAAGCTGCAGGGCCTCTCGGCGCACTTCTCCGGCGACGGCTTTCCGGACATGATGTTCGACGTCAACGTGATCTCGCCGCTGTCATTTCCGGATTGGGTGGCAACCACGGCGAAGACCGACGCCGTGCTGAACGAGGATAGCTACAAGAAGCTGATGCAGCAGGGCATCGAGAAGGGCAGGCCGACCTATCGCCTGGAAGACCCGCGCCTGTTCGATCTGATTGCGACCCAGCACATTCCGCCGGGCCCAGGGCCGGAGCTCGTCTCCGATGCCGGCCGCCCGCACAGTGGAGGCCACGATGCTCGGTAAGCTCGACTGGTCGGCAATTCCGTTCGATCAGCCCATTCCGCTCATCGCAGGGGCTATCGTGCTGGTCGGGATCCTCGCGGTTCTGACGTGGGTCGTCGTAAAGGGCCACCTGCCCTATCTCTGGCACGAATGGATCACCAGCGTCGATCACAAGCGCATCGGCGTCATGTACATCCTGCTGGCCTCGGTGATGCTGCTGCGCGGCGGCAGCGACGCCATCATGATGCGAATCCAGCAGGCGATCGCCTATCAGTCGCAGGGCTATCTGCCGCCGGAGCACTACAACCAGATCTTCTCGGCGCACGGCACCATCATGATCTTCTTCGTGGCGATGCCGTTCGTGATCGGGCTGATGAACCTGGTCGTGCCGCTCCAGCTGGGCGTGCGCGACGTGGCTTTCCCGACACTGAACTCCGTTGGCTTCTGGCTGACCGCGACCGGCGCCCTGTTGGTCAATCTCTCGCTGGTGATCGGCGAGTTCGCCCGCACCGGCTGGCTTGCCTTTCCGCCGCTGTCGGAGCTGTCATATTCACCCGGTGTCGGCGTCGACTATTACGCCTGGTCGCTCCAGATCTCGGGCGTCGGCACGCTGGTCGCCGGCATCAACCTCGTCACGACCGTGCTGAAGCTGCGCACCAAGGGCATGAACTATCTGCGCATGCCGATGTTCTGCTGGACCACGCTGGCCTCGAACCTGCTGATCGTCGCAGCCTTCCCGATCCTCACTGCGACGCTGGCGATGCTGCTGCTCGACCGCTATCTCGGCTTCCACTTCTTCACCAATGAAGCCGGCGGCAATGTCATGATGTTCATGAACCTGATCTGGGCCTGGGGGCATCCGGAGGTCTACATTCTCGTGCTGCCGGCCTTCGGCATCTACTCCGAGGTGGTGTCGACCTTCTCCGGGAAGCCGTTGTTCGGTTACCGCTCCATGGTGCTCGCCACCATGGCAATCTGCATCATCTCCTTCATGGTCTGGCTGCACCACTTCTTCACCATGGGAGCAGGCCCCGACGTCAACGCCATCTTCGGCATCGCCAGCATGATCATCGCAGTTCCGACAGGGGTGAAGATCTACAACTGGCTGTTCACGATGTACGGCGGCCGCATCCGCTTCGCGACGCCGATGCTCTGGTCCGTCGGCTTCATGGTGACGTTCATCATCGGTGGCCTGACCGGCGTGCTCGTCGCGGTGCCTCCGGCGGACTTCATGCTCCACAACAGCATGTTCCTGGTTGCGCATTTCCACAATGTCATCATCGGAGGCGTGCTGTTCGGCGCCTTCGCAGGCTTCGAATACTGGTTTCCGAAGGCGTTCGGATTTCGTCTCGACGAACGCTGGGGGAAGATCGCGTTCTGGTTCACCTTCATCGGTTTCTACGTCACCTTCATGCCGCTCTATGTCGCGGGCATGCTGGGCATGACGCGACGCATGCAGCACTACGATGTTGCCGAATGGCGGCCGTGGATGATCATCGCCGCGTTCGGCATGTTGCTGCTCTCGATCGGCGTCCTGGCGCAGGTCTTTCAGCTCGTGACCAGCATCCGCAATCGCGAAACCTTGCGTGACCGTACCGGCGATCCCTGGGACGGCCGCTCGCTGGAATGGGCGACGTCGTCGCCCCCGCCGGTGTTCAATTTCGCGTTCTCCCCCGACGTGCGCGGCGAGGATGCCTATTGGGCGATGAAACGACATGCCAAGGAGCAGCAGCTCGAGGATCATCCAGGCCCCGAATATCAGGATATCGAGATGCCCAAGAACTCGCCGACCGGGTTCGTCTGTGCGTTCTTCGCCACCGTGATGGGCTTTGCGCTGATCTGGCACATCTGGTGGATGGTGATTTTGGGCGGCATCGGCGCGTTCGCGACCTTCGTCGTTTTCGCCTGGCGCGATCACGATGAATACGTCATTCCGGCCGCCGAGGTCGAACGGATCGACCGCATCAACATCGAGGAACGGCGCAGCCTCGTCAGCATGGCCGGAGCAGTCTGATGTCGATGACCGCAGCCCTCGGCCATGCGCATGCCGATCCCCACCATATCGGCGTCGTCGTCGAGCATCCGGGACCTGCGCCGAAGCGGATCGTCACCGCCTACGGCTTCTGGGTGTTCCTGCTCTCCGACATCGTGATGTTCTCCTGCTTCTTTGCGGCCTATGCGGTGCTGGTCGACCAGACCGCGGGCGGCCCCAAGGGCTCGGAGATATTTGAGCAGCGCAATGTCGCGATCGAGACGGTCTGCCTGCTGCTCTCGAGTTTTACCTGCGGCATGGCCAGTATCGCCGCCGACGTCCGCAACCGGTTCTGGTTCTATCTCGGCATGGCCGTGACCTGCGTGCTCGGGCTGATCTTCCTCGCGATCGAGTTCAACGAGTTCGCCGATCTGGTGTCCCGTGGCTATGGCCCGTCGCGCAGTGCGTTCCTGACGGCGTTCTTCTCGCTGGTCGGATGCCACGGCCTGCACGTCACAGCCGGCGTGCTGTGGCTGCTCACCATGATGGCCCAGGTCTTTGCAAAGGGCTTTCGCGCCGACGTGCTGCGCCGGATGATGTGCTTTGCCCTGTTCTGGCACGCGCTCGACATCATCTGGGTCGGGGTGTTTTCCGTCGTCTACCTGCTTGGAGGTGGCGCATGAGCGATCAGACGCATCTGCATGCCGAGCACGACATCGCGCCGGGCGATGAGGAGCAACACGGCGTCCGCGAACGCATCATCGGTTATGTCGTCGGTCTCGGCTTGGCGTTGCTGCTCACGGCAACTTCGTTTTTCATCGCCGGTACGAATCTCGTCTGGCAGCCCTCGATTCCGATTGCATTGATCGTGCTGGCGATCGCGCAGATGGGCGTGCATCTGGTGTTCTTCCTCCACATCACGACGGGCCCCGACAACACCAACAACGTGCTGGCGTTGGCCTTCGGCCTTCTGGTCGTCTTCCTGGTGGTCGGTGGAACCGTCTGGATCATGGCGCATCTCAACCAGAATATGCCGCCGATGGATCAGTTCATTAAGATGCACAGCTAGCGCTGCACAAAAAAGAAGAGCCGCTTGCATGTGACAAGCGGCCCAAGTCTAGGGAGGAAACGCCCGAGCAAAGCAATCGGACCGAAGCCGGATTGCCGCCAAGGAAACGCTC encodes:
- a CDS encoding lytic transglycosylase domain-containing protein; this encodes MRFVVAACAAFLILMCDVSTPPTWQAASFDNAAVKADRAPSLVPLVEIFLASVQAIELANARASYEQTIEPTPAVETAVQATPSPTEQFCRALKEAAEESGIPVPFFARLLWQESRFKSNEVSQAGAQGVAQFMPETAAEVGLDDPFDPMKALPASAKFLRKLRDDFGNLGLAAAAYNAGPGRIQKWLARESELPRETRDYVRIITGTKAEDWTERSDALAIRIDLPREAPCEGVGSLSKSKDVAWVPVNLTPSTTTIIRKAEQLAARLAANRARKHFVSLLRKNGAAHGKARNMIAARAKGAKVHVIRVAARERSSG
- a CDS encoding VOC family protein → MALKNVIGIDHAVVMVKDLDSAAENYRQLGFTLSPRGTHSAHMGTGNYTIMFDPDYMELLGVLAATEHNAPARAFLDNRGEGIERIAFTAIDSAAGAEEIRARGLTPIGPTDFERPVTLPDGTVSAAKFRTFMWPTAEAPGGVRIFACQHKTRETVWIPELMTHANAARRISQVLIATPEPAKEAAHLARLIDREAKTEADGAASVPSGGDRADFVYLTLDQLGKRYPGVPLAGLSERGGAALVLVSGDLAATEKALGSVAVRSGAAIVVPPAKANGTLLAFIA
- a CDS encoding urate hydroxylase PuuD, with the translated sequence MWGSIVSEWASVLLRWLHVVAAIAWIGSSFYFIALDLSLKPKSDLPGGVQGEAWQVHGGGFYRIMKYLVAPSQMPDELTWFKWEAYTTWLSGFALMVVVYYLDADLFLIDKSILDLTPVQAGLFSLLSLALAWLLYETACRTGLAQRELPFAVGGYLFLVALTYAFTHVLSGRGAFNQIAAIIGTIMVANVFTLIIPNQKKIVASLIAGEAPDPKLGKASKERSVHNNYLTLPVVVLMISNHYPLLYATRFNWIIVAIVLALGPVIRHFFNEGHAGRKSPWWVWGVAAAGAIAILFLSAAGPREVKTGALSAQPTLANVEEIVTSRCSMCHAAEPVWAGIVTAPKGILLDAPEHIHRNIRLIGRVAAWSNAMPPGNITEMTSEERAVLAAYISGQDR
- a CDS encoding PQQ-dependent sugar dehydrogenase; the encoded protein is MISRISHLMLPAWLLLACAGVQAEPVLQGKDAYGNWQADKPGTVRLIRPQDLARPGATPSVSNPTRVTARGSATPQVPDGFKIELLADGLSDARVLRVAPNGDVFVAETGPGRIRVLRLGEGGAKVATNEVFASGLTRPFGIAFFPNGDNPQWVYVANAGNVVRFPYHAGDLKASGKADVVVANLAQGSGHSTRDIVFTPDGKRMLVSVGSASNVAEGMGSPPGGLEAWSRTQALGAPWGYEAERAAVLSFTPEGKDRKLYATGIRNCVGLAIQPQTGLPWCSTNERDGLGDDLVPDYVTSVKEGAFYGWPWFYIGNNEDPRHVGARPDLKDKVTVPDVLVQPHSASLGLTFYQGTQFPSEYQGDAFAAEHGSWNRSKRTGYKVIRIKMKEGKPTGEYEDFVTGFVVNDSQVWGRPVGIAVAKDGALLVSEDTGGTIWRVTH
- a CDS encoding SDR family NAD(P)-dependent oxidoreductase; amino-acid sequence: MRMKDKVAIVVGAGQSPGEGMGNGRATALTFAREGAKVLCVDHHLESAQETVDIIAANRGTAAAFKADVTKSADIKAMVADAKSRWGRIDVLHNNVGVSLSGGDAELLQITEEAFDRVVAINLKSCILAAKEVIPIMRAQKSGAIINISSMAAITTYPYVAYKATKSAMIAFTEQLAYQNAEYGIRANVILPGLMNTPMAVDTRAREWSKTRAEVEAERDSKVPLRKKMGTAWDVANAALFLASDEASFITGVTLPVDGGASVRRG
- a CDS encoding carboxymuconolactone decarboxylase family protein, producing the protein MARLPYLEADQVAPEYRDMLKRNTNLHKLLVNSPEMARAFNGIGGYIRFKSKLDPRLRELAILQVGWMEKSEYEFTHHVKIGREFGVTDEDIVGLMAETEGKPSKLEPLAKAILKGAREMVRELAMSDATFAEIKTHLSDEHMVDLVLTIAFYCGVVRVLATMKMDNEPYYKEVLQQYPIPGVN
- a CDS encoding SDR family NAD(P)-dependent oxidoreductase; translation: MQGPEDDAGLAGKVALISGGGAAGDGIGNGRAAAILLARAGAKVLVADRDLKLAQHTVQMITVEGGTAAAHGGDVTSEADCKQLVEAALDHWGRLDFLDNNVGIGSRGSVVDEAPEQYRRVMQVNVETMFLLSKHAIPAMIKTAKGGAIVNISSISALRPRGLTTYTTSKAAIIGLTRAMAVDHGRDNIRVNCICPGPMYTPMVYARGMSEQARAQRARASVLKTEGTGWDVGHAVKFLLSNFARYITGQVLVVDGGVTLQAPERESQEH
- a CDS encoding cytochrome ubiquinol oxidase subunit II, whose amino-acid sequence is MNLLDPQGPVAAANSTILIDSVVIMLAIVVPTIIAILAFAFWFRASNTKARYQPDFVYSGRVEMVVWAIPALTVILLGGVAWIGSHQLDPAAPVPGTGSPVRIQAVSLDWKWLFIYPDQRIATVNSLTVPAGAELNIQLTSSSVMNVFFIPQLGSMIYTMNGMVTKLNLRADNEGKLQGLSAHFSGDGFPDMMFDVNVISPLSFPDWVATTAKTDAVLNEDSYKKLMQQGIEKGRPTYRLEDPRLFDLIATQHIPPGPGPELVSDAGRPHSGGHDAR
- the cyoB gene encoding cytochrome o ubiquinol oxidase subunit I — translated: MLGKLDWSAIPFDQPIPLIAGAIVLVGILAVLTWVVVKGHLPYLWHEWITSVDHKRIGVMYILLASVMLLRGGSDAIMMRIQQAIAYQSQGYLPPEHYNQIFSAHGTIMIFFVAMPFVIGLMNLVVPLQLGVRDVAFPTLNSVGFWLTATGALLVNLSLVIGEFARTGWLAFPPLSELSYSPGVGVDYYAWSLQISGVGTLVAGINLVTTVLKLRTKGMNYLRMPMFCWTTLASNLLIVAAFPILTATLAMLLLDRYLGFHFFTNEAGGNVMMFMNLIWAWGHPEVYILVLPAFGIYSEVVSTFSGKPLFGYRSMVLATMAICIISFMVWLHHFFTMGAGPDVNAIFGIASMIIAVPTGVKIYNWLFTMYGGRIRFATPMLWSVGFMVTFIIGGLTGVLVAVPPADFMLHNSMFLVAHFHNVIIGGVLFGAFAGFEYWFPKAFGFRLDERWGKIAFWFTFIGFYVTFMPLYVAGMLGMTRRMQHYDVAEWRPWMIIAAFGMLLLSIGVLAQVFQLVTSIRNRETLRDRTGDPWDGRSLEWATSSPPPVFNFAFSPDVRGEDAYWAMKRHAKEQQLEDHPGPEYQDIEMPKNSPTGFVCAFFATVMGFALIWHIWWMVILGGIGAFATFVVFAWRDHDEYVIPAAEVERIDRINIEERRSLVSMAGAV
- a CDS encoding cytochrome (ubi)quinol oxidase subunit III produces the protein MSMTAALGHAHADPHHIGVVVEHPGPAPKRIVTAYGFWVFLLSDIVMFSCFFAAYAVLVDQTAGGPKGSEIFEQRNVAIETVCLLLSSFTCGMASIAADVRNRFWFYLGMAVTCVLGLIFLAIEFNEFADLVSRGYGPSRSAFLTAFFSLVGCHGLHVTAGVLWLLTMMAQVFAKGFRADVLRRMMCFALFWHALDIIWVGVFSVVYLLGGGA
- the cyoD gene encoding cytochrome o ubiquinol oxidase subunit IV, which produces MSDQTHLHAEHDIAPGDEEQHGVRERIIGYVVGLGLALLLTATSFFIAGTNLVWQPSIPIALIVLAIAQMGVHLVFFLHITTGPDNTNNVLALAFGLLVVFLVVGGTVWIMAHLNQNMPPMDQFIKMHS